From the Saccharobesus litoralis genome, one window contains:
- a CDS encoding mandelate racemase/muconate lactonizing enzyme family protein: MKIECIRTHHLRCHLEQPFGFSQWYYDQRNVLVIEVITDEGVSGWGECYGPADVIQGAVEKFYAPRIIGMDPICTDAIWQHMWRSSLDFARAGVMMAAMSGIDMALWDLKGKALGLSVSELMGGRQRDLVPCYATGMYYIDMPEDTLMPRLIEEAKGYANEGYTAMKIKVGKNVDFDLKFIKAMREALPNTKLMADSNHAFDLPEAIKIGRALDEYGYDWFEEPLSPEYPHQFRQLHEKLDVAIATGECEQTRFGYQKLIERGGVQILQADLAYCGGPSEALKIRTLASTHGINMIPHVWGTQLNLAAATHFLATAYHEPGRKEERELLLEYDRTENPLRDELYSTMVQVSGEGAVVPTAPGLGVVIDKSALKNFDINTTETR; this comes from the coding sequence ATGAAAATTGAATGTATTCGCACCCACCATTTGCGTTGCCATTTAGAGCAGCCTTTTGGATTCTCGCAGTGGTATTACGATCAACGTAATGTCCTTGTTATCGAAGTGATCACTGATGAAGGTGTTTCCGGTTGGGGCGAATGTTATGGTCCGGCTGATGTTATTCAAGGTGCAGTCGAAAAGTTTTATGCGCCGCGTATTATTGGAATGGATCCAATTTGTACGGATGCGATATGGCAGCATATGTGGCGTTCATCGCTCGATTTTGCCCGAGCAGGTGTGATGATGGCTGCAATGTCAGGCATTGATATGGCATTGTGGGACTTAAAAGGTAAAGCATTAGGCTTGAGCGTTAGCGAATTAATGGGCGGTCGTCAGCGTGATTTAGTCCCTTGTTATGCAACGGGAATGTATTACATCGACATGCCTGAAGATACTCTAATGCCACGCTTAATTGAAGAAGCTAAGGGGTATGCGAACGAAGGCTATACCGCGATGAAAATCAAAGTTGGTAAGAACGTTGATTTTGACCTTAAATTTATTAAAGCCATGCGCGAAGCGCTACCTAACACTAAGTTAATGGCTGATTCAAACCATGCGTTTGATTTGCCAGAAGCGATTAAAATTGGTCGTGCGCTTGATGAATATGGTTACGATTGGTTTGAAGAACCTTTATCGCCGGAATATCCACATCAGTTCCGTCAATTGCATGAAAAACTGGATGTGGCGATTGCCACAGGTGAATGCGAGCAAACGCGCTTTGGCTATCAAAAATTGATAGAGCGAGGCGGCGTGCAGATTCTGCAAGCTGACTTAGCCTATTGCGGTGGCCCAAGTGAAGCGTTAAAAATCCGTACCCTAGCTTCAACACACGGTATAAATATGATCCCACACGTTTGGGGAACTCAGCTTAACTTAGCGGCAGCGACTCATTTCTTGGCCACCGCTTATCACGAGCCAGGCCGTAAAGAAGAACGCGAATTATTGCTTGAATATGATCGCACCGAAAACCCATTACGCGACGAATTATATTCAACTATGGTTCAGGTATCTGGCGAAGGTGCAGTTGTGCCGACAGCACCGGGTTTAGGCGTAGTAATAGACAAATCTGCTCTTAAGAATTTTGACATTAACACAACGGAAACACGATGA
- a CDS encoding aldehyde dehydrogenase family protein, protein MNDYQYKMLINGELVGATTTFPVTNPTTGEVIAQVPDAEPHHIEQCLISAKQGFATWSATSLSEREAIILKYAEILEANKEEIIDLLVAETGKPYDNAEYDFGMLTTCLHFFVEEMKRIDQPVIADPDGRFLNYIQRQSLGVVVGYLAWNFPLLNVGYKLGPSLASGCAAIIKPSQVTPLATLKVAEYALQAGIPAGVVNVITSNNYDVTNPLLTSDDVSMFTMIGSTRAGVNAMKTACTNIKHFSVELGGNAPVVVYDDANLDKAVTDIVNLKFANSGQVCVSPNRCFIHESIYDEFIAKAKAHAEGLVLGAGKGEGRLMGPLSSEKERSRILGLVKSAQEAGANIVLGGNVVGDKGFYMAPTIISDVKLDMDLATNEIFGPVLPIVKYTDQDDVIALANDNEYGLAAYVYTTNIQRGLQAAEKITAGSVCVNEVHYGVHLPHGGLKQSGVGKDCSRYSLAEYLTLKRVSVLVND, encoded by the coding sequence ATGAACGATTATCAATACAAGATGCTAATTAATGGTGAACTTGTTGGCGCAACCACAACTTTTCCTGTTACTAATCCAACAACAGGCGAAGTGATTGCACAAGTACCCGATGCTGAACCTCATCATATTGAGCAATGTTTAATCAGTGCTAAGCAAGGTTTTGCTACTTGGTCGGCTACCTCGTTAAGTGAGCGTGAAGCAATTATTTTAAAGTACGCTGAGATCTTAGAAGCCAACAAAGAAGAAATCATCGATCTGTTAGTGGCGGAAACGGGTAAGCCGTATGACAACGCCGAGTATGATTTTGGTATGTTGACCACATGTTTGCATTTCTTCGTTGAAGAAATGAAGCGTATTGATCAGCCCGTGATTGCTGATCCTGATGGTCGTTTCCTTAACTACATTCAGCGTCAGTCATTAGGTGTTGTAGTTGGCTACCTAGCTTGGAACTTCCCGTTATTAAATGTTGGTTACAAGTTAGGCCCATCTTTAGCATCTGGTTGTGCGGCCATTATTAAACCATCACAAGTGACACCACTGGCTACATTAAAAGTGGCTGAATACGCGTTACAAGCCGGTATTCCTGCCGGTGTGGTTAACGTGATCACCAGTAACAACTATGATGTGACTAATCCTTTGCTGACCAGTGACGATGTGTCTATGTTCACTATGATAGGCTCAACTCGAGCTGGCGTAAACGCAATGAAGACGGCTTGTACCAACATTAAGCACTTCTCGGTTGAATTAGGCGGTAACGCCCCTGTAGTGGTTTATGACGACGCTAATTTAGATAAAGCGGTTACTGATATTGTTAACCTTAAGTTTGCTAATTCAGGTCAGGTTTGTGTTTCGCCCAATCGCTGCTTTATACACGAGTCTATTTACGATGAGTTTATTGCGAAAGCGAAAGCGCACGCCGAAGGCTTAGTTTTAGGTGCTGGTAAAGGTGAAGGACGCTTGATGGGACCACTATCTAGCGAAAAAGAGCGTTCGCGCATTCTAGGTTTAGTGAAGTCTGCTCAAGAAGCGGGTGCTAATATAGTACTTGGTGGCAATGTTGTGGGTGACAAAGGTTTCTATATGGCGCCGACGATTATCTCTGACGTTAAGTTAGATATGGATTTGGCTACTAACGAAATTTTTGGCCCTGTTTTGCCTATTGTTAAATACACAGATCAAGATGATGTTATTGCACTAGCTAACGACAATGAATATGGCTTAGCGGCATACGTATATACCACAAATATTCAACGTGGTTTACAAGCAGCAGAAAAGATCACCGCCGGTAGCGTTTGTGTTAACGAAGTGCATTATGGCGTGCATTTACCACATGGCGGCCTAAAACAAAGTGGTGTTGGTAAAGACTGTTCGCGTTACAGCTTAGCCGAGTACTTAACGCTTAAACGTGTTTCTGTTTTAGTTAACGATTAG
- a CDS encoding sulfatase family protein, which translates to MHIKRVAQLLLSLIIIVQGMLFVSLVHAAEAPRPNILFILTDDQGYADVGFNGSPDIITPNLDKLAENGTIFTSAYVVHPFCGPSRAGLMTGRYPHKFGSQFNLPSKYGMSGGLGIDVKETFISKVLQDAGYYTGAIGKWHLGETAEFHPNNRGFDEFYGFLNGGHVYFPEKFQKVWKQGRERGQYHSIWHYMKPLEYNGQDVQENEYVTDGLSREAVKFIEKAGKKDEPFFLYLAYNAPHTPLEAKEEDMAMFPNIKDKKRKTYAGMVYAVDRGVKRIVQSLKDTGQYDNTMIVFLSDNGGRPDQGANNYPLQEGKGSVLEGGYRTPMFIHWPKGLHGGNKYKHPVSALDFYPTFANLAGAKVPEHKKLDGKDIWPAVVRNKSARAGENIYVMRHWAGKSDVAVRRDNIKAVKLKHGAWQMYDVDNDPGETQNIVEQNRFLLQELVAEFEIWSWTNVQPQWFYTHNEGATWRKHGMPRFDQTFKIAPIKN; encoded by the coding sequence ATGCATATAAAACGTGTTGCGCAATTATTATTAAGCTTGATTATCATAGTGCAAGGAATGTTGTTCGTGAGCTTAGTTCACGCAGCAGAAGCCCCGCGCCCTAATATTCTATTTATTCTTACCGATGACCAAGGTTATGCCGATGTTGGCTTTAACGGCTCTCCCGACATCATTACACCTAACTTAGATAAGTTAGCTGAAAATGGCACGATTTTTACCTCAGCTTATGTTGTGCATCCTTTTTGTGGCCCGAGCCGTGCAGGTTTAATGACTGGCCGTTACCCGCATAAATTTGGCTCACAGTTTAACTTACCTTCTAAATACGGCATGTCGGGTGGCTTAGGTATTGATGTAAAAGAAACCTTTATCAGCAAAGTTTTACAAGATGCCGGTTATTACACAGGTGCTATTGGTAAGTGGCACTTAGGTGAAACGGCAGAGTTTCATCCAAATAATCGCGGCTTTGATGAGTTTTATGGCTTTTTAAATGGCGGTCATGTGTATTTTCCTGAGAAGTTTCAAAAAGTTTGGAAGCAAGGCCGCGAGCGAGGTCAATATCACTCGATTTGGCACTATATGAAGCCGTTGGAATACAATGGCCAAGACGTGCAAGAAAACGAATATGTAACCGATGGCTTAAGCCGTGAAGCGGTTAAATTTATTGAAAAAGCTGGAAAAAAAGACGAGCCTTTTTTCTTATATCTAGCCTACAACGCACCACATACACCGTTGGAAGCGAAAGAAGAAGATATGGCGATGTTTCCTAACATTAAAGATAAAAAGCGTAAAACCTATGCAGGTATGGTTTACGCGGTAGATCGTGGTGTTAAACGCATCGTTCAAAGCCTGAAAGACACTGGCCAGTATGACAACACCATGATCGTATTTTTAAGTGACAATGGTGGCCGACCTGATCAAGGTGCTAATAACTATCCATTGCAAGAAGGTAAAGGCAGTGTACTAGAAGGTGGTTATAGAACACCTATGTTTATTCATTGGCCTAAAGGTTTACATGGCGGTAATAAATATAAGCATCCTGTGTCGGCATTAGATTTTTATCCAACCTTTGCTAATTTAGCTGGCGCCAAAGTACCAGAACATAAAAAGCTTGACGGTAAAGATATTTGGCCAGCCGTTGTTCGCAATAAAAGTGCGCGAGCGGGTGAAAATATTTACGTTATGCGCCATTGGGCGGGTAAGTCGGATGTGGCGGTACGTCGCGACAATATTAAAGCGGTCAAGTTAAAACATGGAGCATGGCAAATGTATGACGTGGATAACGATCCGGGTGAAACCCAAAATATCGTCGAACAAAACCGTTTCCTGTTACAAGAATTAGTCGCTGAGTTTGAAATATGGAGCTGGACCAATGTGCAACCACAATGGTTTTACACGCACAATGAAGGCGCTACATGGCGAAAGCATGGAATGCCAAGGTTTGATCAGACGTTTAAAATAGCGCCTATAAAGAATTAA
- a CDS encoding zinc ribbon domain-containing protein YjdM, producing MLPNCPKCQSEYVYQDQSLLICPECGYEWDPVEAEAEDEVIVKDFNGAVLAEGDKVTVIKDLKIKGSSQVIKIGTKALVRRIFDKKDHELDCKVDGAGEMMVTAKFVKKA from the coding sequence ATGCTGCCAAATTGCCCAAAATGCCAATCCGAATACGTATATCAAGATCAATCACTGTTAATTTGTCCTGAATGTGGCTACGAGTGGGATCCAGTTGAAGCAGAAGCCGAAGATGAGGTAATCGTTAAAGATTTTAACGGTGCTGTTTTGGCAGAAGGCGATAAAGTGACTGTCATTAAAGATTTAAAAATTAAAGGCAGTTCTCAAGTGATTAAAATCGGTACTAAAGCCTTGGTGCGCCGTATTTTTGATAAAAAAGATCACGAACTCGATTGTAAAGTCGACGGCGCTGGCGAAATGATGGTGACCGCAAAGTTTGTGAAAAAGGCTTAG
- a CDS encoding AraC family transcriptional regulator gives MKARLHNSLEKRIKLVCEYINHNLNESLTLDKMSGIAALSKYHFHRVFSAYTGVSVTQFAQLQRLKRASFRLAFEKDIRVIDIALEASFESAEAFSRAFKRTFEQSPSDFRSVPQWQEWHSRFNFLNQTHGETQMKVDIVEFAATKIALLEHLGSPDTVYETAKKFIDWRKETGLSPIKTSKTFGIPYSDPQTTEPEKFRWDICGEVSCDVLDNNYGVKTGIIPAGRCATFRHQGSYDNIRDAICYVYREWLAENNEELRDFPCFFHYRNFIHEVDECDLQTDIYIPLAAKD, from the coding sequence ATGAAGGCTAGGCTGCATAACTCCCTTGAAAAACGCATCAAACTCGTATGTGAATATATTAACCACAACCTTAATGAATCGTTAACGCTAGATAAAATGAGTGGTATTGCTGCATTATCTAAATACCATTTTCATCGTGTCTTTAGCGCTTATACTGGGGTATCGGTTACGCAATTTGCGCAATTACAAAGGTTAAAACGTGCGTCGTTTCGCTTAGCGTTTGAAAAGGATATTCGCGTGATTGATATTGCATTAGAAGCCAGTTTTGAAAGTGCTGAAGCATTTTCTCGGGCGTTTAAGCGTACCTTTGAACAATCTCCTTCTGATTTCAGGTCAGTTCCGCAATGGCAAGAATGGCATTCGCGGTTTAATTTTTTAAATCAGACACATGGAGAGACACAAATGAAAGTCGATATTGTTGAATTCGCTGCAACAAAAATAGCGCTACTTGAGCATTTAGGTTCGCCGGATACAGTATATGAAACTGCGAAAAAGTTTATCGATTGGCGTAAAGAAACTGGATTGTCCCCGATTAAAACCAGCAAAACTTTTGGTATTCCATATAGTGATCCTCAAACGACAGAGCCTGAAAAGTTTCGTTGGGATATTTGCGGTGAGGTAAGTTGTGATGTGCTAGACAATAATTATGGGGTTAAAACAGGGATAATACCGGCCGGAAGGTGCGCGACTTTTAGGCATCAAGGCAGTTACGATAATATTCGTGATGCTATCTGTTATGTTTATCGTGAATGGTTAGCTGAAAATAACGAAGAGTTACGTGATTTTCCGTGCTTTTTTCACTACAGAAACTTTATTCATGAAGTCGATGAATGCGACTTACAAACCGATATTTATATTCCATTAGCTGCGAAAGATTAA
- a CDS encoding DNA alkylation repair protein yields MSGFDYNTPQVPAAPHAINKGVPLNTLLGETAVLHLARNLQISDAKFNQKTFVNLALTGLEPLSLLQRAHHIAKAVNNSLAVDYQQSIAILIGAMAEEKQDTDNFGLSGMFYLPYGSFICNHYPGLESNKNNEAGHTAQNFEMACQGILAVTKRFSAEFCIRPFLVNYRDEMLERVYSWISDENPHVRRLCSEGTRPKLPWGINIPDFIKDPNYTLKILDALKDDETLYVRRSVANHLGDIAKNHADTVFEICHDWLDGASKERKWLLRHAVRYYAKKQHPEALRIRELAK; encoded by the coding sequence ATGTCAGGATTCGACTACAACACCCCGCAAGTGCCAGCCGCACCCCATGCCATCAATAAAGGCGTACCGCTTAATACCTTACTTGGTGAGACTGCCGTTTTACACTTAGCGCGTAATTTACAAATTAGTGACGCTAAATTTAATCAGAAAACGTTTGTTAATTTGGCTTTAACCGGTTTAGAACCCTTGTCTTTGTTACAACGCGCTCATCATATAGCCAAAGCGGTCAACAACAGCTTAGCTGTCGATTACCAACAAAGTATTGCAATTTTAATAGGCGCGATGGCTGAGGAAAAACAAGACACTGACAATTTTGGTCTTAGCGGAATGTTTTACCTGCCTTATGGTAGCTTTATTTGTAATCACTACCCTGGCCTTGAAAGTAATAAAAACAATGAGGCTGGTCACACTGCACAAAACTTTGAAATGGCTTGCCAAGGCATATTAGCCGTCACTAAACGCTTTAGCGCTGAATTTTGTATTCGACCCTTTTTAGTCAATTATCGAGATGAAATGCTAGAACGTGTGTATAGTTGGATCAGTGACGAAAATCCGCATGTTCGCCGCCTGTGTTCGGAAGGAACGCGTCCCAAATTACCTTGGGGGATCAACATTCCTGACTTCATTAAAGACCCCAATTATACGTTAAAAATACTCGACGCTCTCAAAGACGATGAAACCCTATATGTTCGCCGCAGTGTCGCTAACCATTTAGGTGATATAGCAAAAAATCACGCCGATACCGTGTTTGAAATCTGCCATGACTGGCTAGATGGCGCAAGCAAAGAAAGAAAATGGTTATTGCGCCATGCAGTACGCTATTACGCTAAAAAGCAACACCCTGAAGCATTAAGAATAAGAGAGTTGGCTAAATAG
- a CDS encoding FadR/GntR family transcriptional regulator: MSEMVYYDLKHAATMSPSLSVQVSREIGRRIVAGTYAQDSLIEDESALAERFQVSRAVVRDAVKILVSKGLLEVRRGIGTRVRPRSQWILLDDDVLAWHISAQPNCEFVRQLMDIRLCFEPMASRWAAERATLEQISEIEHACIAMEKEKGSVENFIFADAMFHKAVLRAAGNELLTAMEGVIYLALLVSVRITNQDPRKNGTSVPFHRELYSAIARREAEKAEQLTEKLLTDASRRLQEAAKLNEIR, encoded by the coding sequence ATGAGTGAGATGGTTTATTACGATTTAAAGCACGCCGCAACAATGTCGCCCAGTTTATCCGTGCAAGTATCACGAGAGATTGGTCGGCGTATTGTTGCTGGTACGTATGCACAAGACAGCTTAATTGAAGACGAGTCGGCTTTGGCTGAGCGCTTTCAAGTGAGCCGAGCGGTTGTGCGTGATGCGGTTAAAATTCTGGTTAGTAAAGGGCTACTTGAAGTTCGTAGAGGTATAGGAACGCGTGTTCGGCCTCGGTCACAGTGGATATTGCTAGATGACGACGTGTTAGCTTGGCATATTTCAGCGCAGCCTAATTGTGAGTTTGTGCGTCAGCTTATGGATATTCGATTATGTTTTGAGCCGATGGCGTCGCGTTGGGCAGCAGAGCGGGCAACGCTTGAGCAAATTAGCGAAATTGAGCATGCCTGCATTGCGATGGAAAAAGAAAAAGGCTCGGTAGAAAACTTTATATTTGCTGATGCTATGTTTCATAAGGCCGTGTTAAGAGCTGCTGGCAATGAATTATTAACCGCAATGGAAGGCGTTATTTATTTAGCCTTGTTGGTGAGTGTACGCATTACCAATCAAGATCCGCGTAAAAATGGTACGTCTGTGCCCTTTCATCGCGAATTGTATAGTGCAATTGCTAGAAGAGAAGCCGAAAAGGCGGAGCAACTTACCGAAAAATTGTTAACCGATGCCAGCCGTCGCTTGCAAGAAGCAGCTAAACTAAATGAAATACGTTAA
- a CDS encoding MFS transporter — protein sequence MVNTQRNVTFYALIAAFGGFVFGLDLMNISGAIRYISSIFELDDGQVGRVVGISFLGVVCALFFAGTLCERYGRRAVLVGIALAYSLSSILSAFAVNYEMLVIGRFIGGAAFASITVSAMYIGEIAPAEQRGKFVSVNQLMIAIGILLASIVNFFLIKYLDDISFLNGENVWRYMLGAELIANVVWVALLLTVPESPRWLLKKGRDQEAKSIIEKIVPAEQVTSFINEVKQSFHNESKSDTLTQLKNLFHKRMSLVLWIAIAYAIVQGGTGMNALLSFAPMVFEQVGMTTEDSFMQTVIMGVVNLAAVFIAIFTVEKLGRRFLTIAGLVLVVVAHTSSWIGFKDTTYVFDQAAYSKIEKQLEGEEVDMTKLLPLVGTTFENDVELKKALANVLSKKELPLASGAIINQTIQGIKPMLILFGIFAMLAAFNMSIGPILWVIFSEIFPNSVRSVALPFAALVQTLSSWAISELFPWQLSTFGAANVFLMYAGIGLIGLVVMYFILPETKSKSIEMIERDLVRA from the coding sequence ATGGTAAACACACAACGTAACGTGACATTTTATGCATTAATCGCCGCATTTGGTGGTTTTGTATTTGGTTTAGATCTGATGAATATATCAGGTGCCATACGCTATATTAGCTCAATATTTGAATTAGATGACGGCCAAGTAGGGCGCGTTGTTGGTATTAGTTTTTTAGGTGTGGTTTGTGCATTATTTTTTGCCGGTACCTTATGCGAACGCTATGGTCGCCGTGCAGTATTAGTTGGTATTGCGTTAGCGTATTCGCTTTCATCTATTTTATCTGCTTTTGCCGTTAACTACGAAATGCTAGTTATTGGCCGTTTTATTGGTGGTGCAGCTTTTGCGTCGATTACAGTATCGGCCATGTATATAGGTGAAATTGCCCCAGCTGAGCAACGCGGAAAATTTGTGTCGGTTAATCAGTTAATGATCGCCATCGGTATTTTGTTGGCATCGATTGTTAATTTCTTTCTCATTAAATACTTAGATGATATTAGCTTTTTAAATGGTGAAAACGTTTGGCGTTATATGTTGGGCGCTGAATTAATCGCTAATGTTGTGTGGGTAGCTTTGTTACTAACCGTACCAGAATCACCGCGCTGGTTGTTGAAAAAAGGCCGTGATCAAGAAGCCAAATCTATCATCGAAAAGATTGTTCCAGCTGAACAAGTCACTAGTTTTATTAATGAAGTAAAACAAAGTTTTCATAATGAGAGCAAATCAGACACATTAACCCAGCTTAAAAACTTATTTCATAAGCGTATGAGTTTAGTGTTATGGATAGCCATTGCCTATGCCATAGTGCAAGGCGGTACTGGAATGAATGCATTATTATCGTTTGCGCCAATGGTTTTTGAGCAGGTGGGAATGACAACCGAAGACAGCTTTATGCAAACTGTTATCATGGGAGTGGTTAATTTAGCTGCTGTATTTATCGCGATTTTCACAGTCGAAAAATTAGGTCGTCGATTCTTAACCATTGCCGGATTAGTGTTGGTGGTGGTTGCTCATACTTCAAGCTGGATCGGCTTTAAAGATACCACTTATGTATTCGACCAAGCCGCTTATAGCAAAATAGAGAAACAGCTTGAAGGGGAAGAGGTTGATATGACTAAGCTATTACCTCTTGTTGGCACTACATTCGAAAACGACGTTGAATTGAAAAAAGCCCTTGCCAATGTACTGAGTAAAAAAGAATTACCGTTAGCCAGTGGCGCTATTATTAACCAAACAATCCAAGGTATTAAACCTATGCTGATTTTGTTTGGTATTTTTGCAATGTTGGCGGCATTTAATATGTCTATTGGGCCTATATTATGGGTGATTTTCTCAGAAATATTCCCTAATAGTGTACGCAGTGTTGCTTTACCGTTTGCCGCGTTAGTCCAAACCTTATCGTCATGGGCGATCAGTGAATTATTCCCATGGCAATTAAGCACATTTGGTGCAGCGAATGTGTTTTTAATGTATGCCGGTATAGGTTTAATTGGTTTGGTTGTGATGTATTTCATCTTGCCGGAGACGAAAAGCAAATCAATAGAAATGATTGAACGAGATTTGGTACGCGCTTAA
- a CDS encoding 2-dehydro-3-deoxygalactonokinase: MTVKNQAIEYLIIDWGTTNFRAFALDNQGQVQDKKELGLGLLQVEDADFANALQGVLANWLNNYQSLPIFMAGMVGSAQGWVNVDYAATPVNNRGLINNAYRFELPWGALATIIPGVSHQAKNGVYDVMRGEEVQLFGLAKLTQSASLTAVMPGTHSKHAVLDNGKMTEFASFMTGELFSVISQHTILGRGLPKQIDNQDAFLRGVTESKTEKLTSALFAARTHRLFNNIQESDVYDYLSGLLIGYELNNLANNLTNNPVYLVGGKGLCARYQTACDALSISAIYMNGDECFLAGMADLISELSNV; this comes from the coding sequence ATGACAGTGAAAAACCAAGCAATTGAGTATTTGATTATCGACTGGGGTACGACCAATTTTCGTGCCTTTGCGTTAGATAACCAAGGCCAAGTTCAAGATAAAAAAGAATTAGGGTTGGGTCTATTACAAGTCGAAGACGCTGACTTTGCCAACGCATTACAGGGCGTTTTAGCCAACTGGTTAAACAATTACCAAAGTCTACCTATTTTTATGGCGGGTATGGTGGGTTCTGCCCAAGGTTGGGTTAATGTCGACTATGCTGCTACACCGGTCAATAATCGTGGCTTAATTAACAACGCCTATCGCTTTGAATTGCCGTGGGGGGCGCTAGCCACCATTATCCCAGGTGTTAGTCATCAAGCTAAAAATGGCGTTTATGACGTAATGCGTGGTGAAGAGGTGCAGCTATTTGGTTTAGCTAAATTAACCCAATCGGCTTCATTAACGGCTGTTATGCCGGGTACACACAGTAAACATGCCGTTTTAGATAATGGAAAAATGACCGAGTTTGCGTCGTTTATGACAGGTGAGCTGTTTTCCGTTATTTCACAGCACACAATTTTAGGTCGTGGCTTACCAAAACAAATCGACAATCAAGACGCGTTTTTACGCGGTGTAACTGAAAGTAAAACTGAAAAGCTAACCAGTGCTTTGTTTGCTGCTCGTACCCACAGGCTATTTAATAATATTCAAGAATCTGATGTTTATGATTACTTATCTGGTTTGTTGATTGGCTATGAGTTAAATAATTTAGCTAACAATTTAACCAACAACCCAGTTTACTTAGTTGGTGGCAAAGGGCTATGCGCGCGTTACCAAACCGCTTGTGACGCTTTATCTATTTCAGCCATTTACATGAATGGTGATGAATGTTTCTTAGCCGGAATGGCTGATTTAATTTCGGAATTATCTAATGTCTAA
- a CDS encoding 2-dehydro-3-deoxy-6-phosphogalactonate aldolase, whose product MSKPFSLQGQLPLIAIIRGVLPQDVIRIAEILVEEGFTMIEVPLNSPDALDSISRLVKHYGDKYYIGAGTVTTPEQAKAVIETGANLVVTPNMNEEVIKMSVAAGCATFPGVVTPTEAFNALAAGATGLKLFPVSALGLDGFKALKSVAPQGTLFFPVGGINPTIESMKPYTDIGAQGFGLGSALYKPSMSDEQVRQNARDYVKFFNACIE is encoded by the coding sequence ATGTCTAAACCGTTTTCTTTACAAGGCCAGTTGCCGTTAATTGCCATTATTCGCGGCGTTTTACCCCAAGATGTGATCCGTATTGCAGAGATTTTGGTAGAAGAGGGCTTCACTATGATTGAGGTGCCTCTTAACAGCCCAGATGCGCTAGACAGTATTAGTCGTTTAGTTAAGCACTATGGTGACAAATATTATATTGGTGCCGGAACCGTTACCACGCCAGAGCAAGCTAAAGCTGTCATTGAAACAGGGGCTAACCTTGTCGTGACACCAAATATGAATGAAGAAGTGATCAAAATGTCGGTGGCTGCCGGTTGTGCAACATTTCCTGGGGTTGTTACCCCAACCGAAGCGTTTAATGCGCTAGCAGCTGGTGCGACAGGCCTTAAACTGTTTCCTGTATCCGCTTTAGGTTTAGATGGCTTTAAAGCACTTAAATCTGTAGCGCCTCAAGGCACGCTGTTCTTTCCTGTTGGTGGTATTAACCCAACAATAGAAAGCATGAAGCCTTATACAGATATTGGTGCGCAAGGGTTTGGTTTAGGGTCGGCATTGTATAAGCCGAGTATGTCAGACGAACAAGTACGGCAGAATGCTCGCGACTACGTAAAATTTTTCAACGCCTGTATTGAGTAA